The nucleotide window GGAGGCGCTTAGGAGGGCTAAGTTTAAGTTCCCTGGTCGTCAAAAGATCATTGTTAGCAGGAAATGGTATGGGTTTAGTTTAATGTCTTgctttgattttgttttgtgtgtgttttgaaGAGATTAATTGAATGTACGTTTGATGTTTCAGGGGGTTCACTAAGTTCAACCGTGCTGACTACACCAGGATGAGGCAGTCTAAGAGGATTGTTCCTGATGGTGTCAATGCTAAGGTTTGTTCTTATCTTTGTTTGATTCTTGACTATGTGGTTAGATTCTGATTTGTGTTTGGGTTGTTTGTTTTGCAGTTCCTGTCGAACCATGGTCCTTTGGCCAAACGTCAACCTGGAAGCGCCTTCATTTCAGCCACCGAATGAAGATGATATTTGGTTTTGGAACCTATCATCTAGTTTCTCaaatatctttttgttttgtttttgttgtatcAAGGATCCTCCTCGTATGGTTTCGTTTTGCTATGACAATTGCTTTAAGTTCAGTTATGGATGTTTTTTTATATCTCAAGTTTCTGGTTTATCAGTTATTTATCTTACTTACGTTCTCATTATTTACATCGAATCATCTTCTTTGATAAGATAATAAACTCATTAGTAAAAGACTTGAAACGTAGCTCAGTTCAGAAGATACAAAAAATCAGATTACGTgcgttaaaatatttattcgttACAAAAGAACGCTCTGTTTGTGATTTGTATATCGCACATAACACAAACTCTACACAACTGGCATCTCTATCTCCTTCAGTAAGCTGTTTTCGTCATCGGCGTTTTCGCCATCACCCGTTTGTGTCACGATAACTACGATCGTATCCACCATAACGGTTGTCGTTTGATGGAGTTCGATAGAAAAGTTAATCCACTGGGGGACATAAAACGGATCAAGTAACTACAAGTATCATAAAGATTGAAAATATGGGCCATCTTGGGCCTGACCCTAAACAGAACAAGTGCTGTTGTACGGGGGTAAGTTTTAGCAATTGACCCGACCCTTATAGCTCCTGATTTTTCAGCATCAAAACCTCGGAGTGTCTTCTGAATTGAACACCAAATCGAGAAACAAACAGAGAGGCGAATCCAAGTGTCGATATGAGTACAGGTATGTCTTTTCTCTTCTCCTCactattctcttcttttttttttcttgcttcgATGTCTCTTGAATTAAAGAAGTGAAGGAGATTTATCTAAGCCTATGCTAGTTTTAGGAATCTGTGCATACTAGATTTATGGGAAATTTGTAGCTAGTTAGCCTTTTCGTAACCAATCACGTATGGTTAATTGTAATCTGGGCGGTTCTGTATTGTTGGGGGAGACAAGAGAACTGTGATGCATTTGCTTATAATGTTTAGTTCTGCTTAAACCCTAGATTGAAGGTTTTGTTATTCACATAGCTATTATATCTTCTTTTGCGTTTACCTTTATTCACTATTTAGCCCTTACGGACATGTAAAATGAAATGTTTCATTATGCACCAAATGAGAATCAAACTCTAGACCTAATGAATGCTTTTTGTTTAAGAGAAACAggttttattagtatagatgtTGTCAGCTAACAATATTACTTCCTAAAGCTCTCGATTTGATCCCGTTACATGCTCCTGTTGATTTGTTTGTGTGTATGGCAGGTGGAGCGTTTGGAGGAAACAGAGGATTGAGACCTATCCCACCAGAAAAGGGCATTTTCCCTTTGGATCACTTACACGAATGTGATGCGGTATTACGAGTTTCTCTTTGTTCTCCATGTAGAGATGTTTTGGTTTATCTTTGAGTAATTCACTTagcattctgttttttttttcaggagaAGAAAGAATATCTAGGCTGTCTCAAGTTTTCATCTAACAAATCTGAGCAATGCAGACATCTCTCTAAGAAATATCTCCAGTGTCGAATGGCCAAGTGAGTCTTTTTTTACTCTCTTTCAGTTCTATCTACTTCTCTTTCGCTTGGGAATGGGATTAAAAACGTTTAAGGTAGCGTTGGATAGGA belongs to Brassica rapa cultivar Chiifu-401-42 chromosome A07, CAAS_Brap_v3.01, whole genome shotgun sequence and includes:
- the LOC103831515 gene encoding cytochrome c oxidase assembly protein COX19, with the protein product MSTGGAFGGNRGLRPIPPEKGIFPLDHLHECDAEKKEYLGCLKFSSNKSEQCRHLSKKYLQCRMAKNLMAKQDMSELGFSGVKELDSAGDKNKESLDH